The genomic segment GGAGGTGGACCTCCTCTGCAAAGACGGTACAACGCGCACCATCTCCTGGTCAAATACCAGTCGTGAAGCCCCCATCCCCGGCTGGTACACCTGGGGTACGGGCATAGATATCACCGAAGACAGAAGAGCAGAGCAACTCCTTATGGAGCTTGCCAGCCGGGACGAACTGACAGGACTGCTTAACCGACGAAAGATAATGGAAATTCTTGATACAGAGATCAAAAGGGCCGCAGACAACAAGACAGCCCTGACCCTCTGTCTGGTGGACATCGACCACTTCAAGAAGGTTAATGATGTTCATGGGCACAGTGCCGGAGATACAGTTCTTAGATATGTGGCTGATACCATCAGAAGAGGCATTCGTAAGGCGGATAGGGTGGGACGTTATGGTGGTGAAGAGTTCTGCATCCTCCTGCCCCATACCTCCATTTCCGAGGCCAGCTTAGTCTTAGAGCGCATCCGCCAAGACATAGCAGCCATGACCTTTCCCCTGGATTCAAGTGACGAGCTTTCCCTCTCCATAAGCCTTGGACAGGTTCAGTATGCTCCAGCCATAAGAAGCCCCCGCCAACTGATCGACCTTGCCGACACCGCCCTCTACCGGGCAAAACGATCCGGCAGAAACAGACTCTGCACTGCTGAAGCAGATCTACCATTCAGCAAGCTACAAGAAGGGGCTGATTGCTCTCTCAGCGGGGTATAGAGACATGATTCTACTTGCCCCGGCCATTCCACCGAAGGAGAAATGGTCGAGGAAGACAAAAAACTAAAGGTGATAGTAGTCGCGAAACCAGGCTACGAACTGCTGAACACCGTGCCGGAGTGAGGTGGCCGGTTTATAGGCAAAATCACGGACCAGATCATCGACATTGGCATAGGTGGCCCGGACATCGCCCGGTTGCATAGGCATAAAATTCTTAATCGCCTTTTTCCCCAGGGCCTCCTCTATGAGCTCAATAAAGTAGAGGAGTTTCTCCTTATTGTTATTACCGATATTATAGACCCTATAGGGGCAGTAGGAGGTGGCTGGATCTGGATTCTGGCCAGACCAATCAGGGTTTGCCTCCGGCTGTTTCTCTATAACCCGGCAGACACCTTCAACAATATCATCAATATAGGTAAAATCCCGTTCCATATCACCATTATTAAAGACATCGATGGCTCTCCCCTCAAGAATCGCCTTGGTAAAGAGGAATGGGGCCATATCAGGTCGACCCCAAGGGCCATAGACGGTAAAAAAGCGAAGACCGGTGGTGGGCAGGCCGTAGAGATGACTATAGGCATGGGCCATCAGCTCATTGGCCTTCTTTGAGGCGGCATAGAGAGAGACGGGATGATCAACATTATCATGCACCGAAAATGGCATATTGGTATTGGCACCGTAGACCGAACTGGAAGAGGCATAGACAAAGTGTTTCACCCCGCTATGCCGGCATCCCTCAAGCAGGTTAACAAAGCCGACAATATTACTGTCCACATAGGAGTGGGGATTTTTCAGGGAGTAACGCACCCCCGCCTGGGCGGCAAGGTTTACCACCGCATCAAAGGAGTGGTCACTGAAGAGTTTTTCCATGGCGCCCCGATCGGCAATATCCAGCTGCAAGTGGGTAAAGCCCTCCCCCACGGCCTGGGTCTGCATCCGGTCACGCTTGAGTTGAGGATCATAGTAATCGTTAAGATTATCAAGCCCCACCACCTCGGCTCCGGCGGCAAGTAACTGACCTGAAAGACGCGCTCCAATAAAACCTGCTGCCCCCGTGACCAAGACCTTTTTTCTTATTACCATTTCCCCTCTCCTCTCAGCCCAATGGGGCCATTAAAAAACCCCGGAAATAGGTTCCGGGGTTCCCCTGTTTCAAACATGCAAAGAGCTCCGACGGAGATCAATCGTCGAAATCCCCTTCCGGTCCCTTATCGACCACCAGGGTCTTGGCTCGGGCAATAATTTTTTCCTTGGTCCACTCTGCCGGATCTTCAATTTGCTCTGCCTTGGCCTCTAAATCATAGGTATCCATTTCAACCAGAAGCTTACGGGCAATGGCACCAGTTCCAGCAGCATTGAATACATTTGTCAGCAGATCATAGGAAAAATCGGCTACCAACTTAATCATTCGTTCCCGAATGGGCTTTGGTTGGGCCATGATCTTCTTCTCAAAGTGAAGATTGAGCCACTTATAGTTATCGGCACTGACACCATCGGCATCAGCATAGGCAACCATCTCCTCCCAAAGTTCTTCAGAGAGTCCTGCCCCCTCTATCTTTTTAAAGTGACCAGCATCGTCAATAATGGCATTGCCATAGTCATTGACCTCAACACCCCAGGCAACCATCTGCAGGGCCGTTGCTACATTGGCCTTGGTGGTATGAGTACCTGCAGCAATGGCACGAAGCTTTTCAGAGTTATTACCAGAGGTTCCATGCTGAGCACCGGACACGCCATAGGGTGCCAAGGCCTCGTGAATCTGAGAGGTAAGCTCCACCTGAATTCCCTGACCACTGGACTCAATACCATGGGTAGAGCCATTATTAAGTGCGATCCAATCGGCAAATATTCCATGAGCATTGAGGCCCCTGATCAAAAAAGTGGCATCATCAACGGTGGAAAGCCCTTGGGCTCCCTTAATCTCACCCACCTCTGTTTCAAGCCCTGCCCAGGTAGGAATATATTGGCAAAGATCAATATTAGCCAACAGATTCAGGTCGTCAGCCATATGGGAGGCATCAATGGCAACGGAGGTCACACCTGCCTCAAACATAGAGGGCAGTTCCATACGGGCATAGGGTAGATCTGCCTCGGATTTGATCACATAGTGATCAGCATGGATGGCAACGGGCACGGTTACACCAAGCTCATTACAAACGGCATCAACCTGTCTGGCAATATTATAAAAATTTGTCGGGCAGTAGTTACATTCTGAACGGGCAATCTCAATAATCACTGCAGCATCGGCACGCTGAGCTGCCTCTAAAACGCCACGGATAATAATGTGATTCCGGCCATTAGCCGCAATGGTCATCGCACTTCCCTTAGCCTTCAGGGCCCGATCAACAACCTTGCCACTCACCAGTAATGCCTCAGAATTAGGGAACAACTGTACTATATTTGGTGGTCGACCAACCTCCAGTGCCTTTTCAAAATATGCATCCACTGACATATTAAGTCTCCTTATAAAATTGAACTCATTTAAATAATTTTAACCTGCTTAGACGACAGGTAGGGGAGATATCTAAGCCCTCCCCAACACCCACACACCATTTAGGGGCCTTGCAAATGCCCCCTACTACACATACCAGGATGAATTTCATCCCAAAGATAAGCAAAAACTCCGCTGGCAACGCTGACTGTAATAAAATTCCACAGCTCCTCGAAGTCAGGGCTTACCTGATCATTAGCGAAATTGCCAATCTTTTAAACTATCCTGTTGCTTTAATTTATTTTATCCTCTGTGGCAACACCAAAGCCTTTAAAACCTTTACGGCCAAAAAGCCATACCACCACCACACTTATCTCATAGAGCACCATGAGAGGCACTGCCATCATCAGCTGATTAACCACATCCGGAGTAGGAGTCAAAATTGCCGCCACTATAAAATCAATTAAAATGGCATATTTTCTATTTTTATTGAGAAAGGCAACATCAACCACCCCTATCTTTGCCAAAAAAAGCATAAATATCGGCATTTCAAAGATAAAGCCAAAGGCAAGGAGCAGACGGGTTGCAAGGGTGAAATATTCACTCACCCCGGGAAGGGATGTTAAGAAATCATTATTATAACCGACCAGGAATTTAAAGGCAGGAGGAAATACCACAAAGTAACCAAAGGCCGCACCGCCAATAAAACAGAGCGTTGAAAGAAAGGAGAAGGGAATCAGGATACGTCTTTCGTGTTTATAGAGACCTGGGGTAATAAAACGCCAAATTTGTGAGAAGATAACCGGACTGGCCAGGAGAACGCCGCAAACAAGGGCGAGCTTTAGGTAAAAAAAAACCCTTCTTGATATGAGGTGAAAATCAAAGAGGTATCGCCCGGCAGCACCGCAGTCAGAGGAGCAAAGAACCAAACACCAATCGGTTTTATCACCGAATAAGAGAGGCCGAAGCCCACTATTATCGCAAGAAAAGAGATCACCAAACAGGAACGCAGTTCCCGCAGATGTTCGGTCAGGGCCTGAGATTCAAAATTTTCACTTGTATTCTGGGAGTTCATAGGGAAATATTAGTCTATGTCCTTGCAGAAAAAAAAGGACAAATAATTTTTTCATTTTCAGGGGATTTAAAATTGCGTGTCAGCTCTATTAGCAGAGGTCTTCTTCTACAGAAAAACTATCCATTAAATACCATTGACTACCTTTTTTTGCAATGAATTGCATCCAGAGGCCCGAGACCGACAGGCCTGCATGGTTTGTCTACATCGTTCAATGTGCTGATGGCACTCTTTATACCGGAATCACAACCAATATAGCAAGGCGTATTACTGAACACAATAGCTCCGCCAAGGGAGCCCGTTACACCAGATCCAGAAGACCAGTGATGCTAGTCTACAGGGAGACATGCAGGGATCGTTCTGAAGCCAGCAAACGGGAGTATGCAATCAAACAGCTCTCCCCCACCCGAAAAAGAACCCTGGTTAAGGCAAGCGAAAAAGGGTTTTCAGCAATATATTTCCCTAGTTATAGCATAAAAGGACAGTAGAAAGACCAATGGCAAACATACTGGTAGTCGATGATGAACGGAGCATGCGTGAATTTTTCAAGATACTCCTCCATAAAGAGGGATATAAAGCCTATACCACAGCTAATATTAACGAGGCAAGGGAGATCTTTTCCCAAGAGCCAATCGATCTGATCATCACTGATATCCGCATGCCCAGCGGCAGTGGTTTTGATCTACTTGAAAACATCCGGGAAGAAAACCCTCACATTCCCATTATTCTCATTACCGCCTTCACCGAACCCAATGATGCCCTCCGGGCCATGAAGAATGGTGCCTTTGACTATATTAGCAAACCATTTAATATTGAAGAAATTAAGTCTGTAGTAAAATCTGCTCTACAAAAAAGCAACTGTTCTGCCCCCCGAATGGTCACCAGTCACTTTCCAGAAATTATTGGTGAAAGTCGGGAAATGCAGAAAATTTTCGATATAATAAGCCGAGTTGCCCCCACTCCGGCAAACATACTTATCCATGGAGAATCCGGGACGGGCAAAGAGCTCGTTGCCCGAGCTATCCAGCAAAAAAGTCTGGTTGCCCAAAAGGCCTTTATCCCCATCACCTGTAGTGCAATCCCCGAAGAGCTGATGGAGAGCGAACTCTTTGGCCATGTCAAGGGAGCCTTTACCGGTGCGATTACCGCCAAGACAGGCCTCTTTGCCGAGGCCAATGGTGGCACCGTATTTCTTGATGAAATAGGAGAACTCCCCCTTCACATCCAAATCAAATTGCTCCGGGTTTTACAAGAGAGAGAGATAAAGCCAGTGGGAGGCAATCAGATTCAGAGCATCCAGGTCCGGATCATTGCCGCCACCAACAGAGTTCTTGAAGAGGAGATAAGGGCCGGCCGCTTCCGGGAAGATCTCTTCTACCGTCTGGCCGTTGTTCCTATCCGAGTACCACCTCTTAGAGAACGTAAGAGTGATATTCCCCTTCTAGCTCAACACTTCCTTAAAAAATACTCACGCCTTCTGGGAAAGAAGGTCCAGGAAATATCATCCTATGGCCTGGAGGTTTTAATGAAGTATGAGTTCCCCGGCAATGTCCGGGAATTAGAAAATATCATAGAGAGGGCCGTTGCCCTGGAATCATCCAATATTATCCTCCCGGAAAATCTTAATTTTTCTGCCCCCAATATCCTGCGGGAAGAGAGAGCAAGAGATAATAGCAGAGGTTTCCAAGCCCTCTCCTGCGAAGAGGAGCTCTTTGACCTTGGTCTTGAAAATATCATGACCCGTCTGGAAAAAAATCTTCTCCAACATACCCTGAAGAAGACCAATAACTCTAAGATAAGGGCGGCAGAACTCCTGCAGATAAGCTTTCGTTCCCTGAGATATAAAATTAAAAAATATAAAATAGAACCAGCTGAATAGGGCCCCTATGACAAGCCAAAGCCTAACCGTTAAATACTTTGCTGCCAAACAGCTCCAGTGGGTTCTCCTCCTTCGCGCTGTACTCTATAGCTTTTTGCTGGCCATTAACTTCTTCCTACAAAGCAAGGCTGAGACAATAACAATGCCCTACCCCCTGGCCCTGCTCCTGCTCGGGGCCGTATATTCTAGCAGCATCTACTACGGAAAAAACCTGGAAAACTTTACCATTATCCCCCAAAGATTTATTCTCGGCCAAGTCTCTTTTGACATTCTCTTTGCCAGCATACTTATCTACTTTACAGGTGCATCCTACTCAACCTTTTCCTCGGTCTTCTTTTTCCCCATTATCGCAGGAGCACTGTTACTCCCCGGAATCAGGAGTCTGGCGCCAGCAGCAGCCGCCACATTCTCCTATACGATCATCCTCCTCCTTGAGGCAATAGGCATAGTCCCTGCGTATTTTTATCATTTTTCTCTCTTTACCAGCAAAACGGCCATTACCATGCTCAACCAATTTTCAACCCATGGTCTCACCTTTTTCCTTGCTGGCAGCCTCAATATGCTTCTAGCCCTTCGCCTGCAAAAAACAGAAACAGCTCTCTCGGACTCTGAAGAAACACTTGAAAGCCTCTCCCATCTCTATAAGCAAATTTTCGACAACGTCTCCACGGGAATCATAACCATAAACCCCCGTGGCAGCATCACCTCTGCCAACAACTCAAGTCTGAAAATTTTAGGTAAAAAAGCCGCTCAGGTCTCCGGGAAAAATATATTCACAGTGCTACCGGAAATTGATTTAACTCCCGGTAAGCAGAGAAAAAGTTTTGACTACCCCATGGGAGAAAATCTTCTTCGTATTGGCTATTCAGCCATGTTTTTAGAAAATTCTACAGACGCAGAAAAGAGTAGGGAAGAG from the Desulfotalea psychrophila LSv54 genome contains:
- a CDS encoding sensor domain-containing diguanylate cyclase, which produces MVNMLRCSIILYIILLLSQCLLLLLVESDGLKLLVLANCILTLLLSGVPYLHHRQRELADRDHEASPAKREISWPVFQKIVEDMPIMFDAVDENGVVLFWNRECEKVTGYSSEEIVGNPHALELFYPDRLQRARNLAEFLQFNGSYRDWEVDLLCKDGTTRTISWSNTSREAPIPGWYTWGTGIDITEDRRAEQLLMELASRDELTGLLNRRKIMEILDTEIKRAADNKTALTLCLVDIDHFKKVNDVHGHSAGDTVLRYVADTIRRGIRKADRVGRYGGEEFCILLPHTSISEASLVLERIRQDIAAMTFPLDSSDELSLSISLGQVQYAPAIRSPRQLIDLADTALYRAKRSGRNRLCTAEADLPFSKLQEGADCSLSGV
- a CDS encoding NAD-dependent epimerase — encoded protein: MVIRKKVLVTGAAGFIGARLSGQLLAAGAEVVGLDNLNDYYDPQLKRDRMQTQAVGEGFTHLQLDIADRGAMEKLFSDHSFDAVVNLAAQAGVRYSLKNPHSYVDSNIVGFVNLLEGCRHSGVKHFVYASSSSVYGANTNMPFSVHDNVDHPVSLYAASKKANELMAHAYSHLYGLPTTGLRFFTVYGPWGRPDMAPFLFTKAILEGRAIDVFNNGDMERDFTYIDDIVEGVCRVIEKQPEANPDWSGQNPDPATSYCPYRVYNIGNNNKEKLLYFIELIEEALGKKAIKNFMPMQPGDVRATYANVDDLVRDFAYKPATSLRHGVQQFVAWFRDYYHL
- a CDS encoding class II fructose-bisphosphate aldolase; amino-acid sequence: MSVDAYFEKALEVGRPPNIVQLFPNSEALLVSGKVVDRALKAKGSAMTIAANGRNHIIIRGVLEAAQRADAAVIIEIARSECNYCPTNFYNIARQVDAVCNELGVTVPVAIHADHYVIKSEADLPYARMELPSMFEAGVTSVAIDASHMADDLNLLANIDLCQYIPTWAGLETEVGEIKGAQGLSTVDDATFLIRGLNAHGIFADWIALNNGSTHGIESSGQGIQVELTSQIHEALAPYGVSGAQHGTSGNNSEKLRAIAAGTHTTKANVATALQMVAWGVEVNDYGNAIIDDAGHFKKIEGAGLSEELWEEMVAYADADGVSADNYKWLNLHFEKKIMAQPKPIRERMIKLVADFSYDLLTNVFNAAGTGAIARKLLVEMDTYDLEAKAEQIEDPAEWTKEKIIARAKTLVVDKGPEGDFDD
- a CDS encoding GIY-YIG nuclease family protein — its product is MNCIQRPETDRPAWFVYIVQCADGTLYTGITTNIARRITEHNSSAKGARYTRSRRPVMLVYRETCRDRSEASKREYAIKQLSPTRKRTLVKASEKGFSAIYFPSYSIKGQ
- a CDS encoding sigma-54-dependent transcriptional regulator, with product MANILVVDDERSMREFFKILLHKEGYKAYTTANINEAREIFSQEPIDLIITDIRMPSGSGFDLLENIREENPHIPIILITAFTEPNDALRAMKNGAFDYISKPFNIEEIKSVVKSALQKSNCSAPRMVTSHFPEIIGESREMQKIFDIISRVAPTPANILIHGESGTGKELVARAIQQKSLVAQKAFIPITCSAIPEELMESELFGHVKGAFTGAITAKTGLFAEANGGTVFLDEIGELPLHIQIKLLRVLQEREIKPVGGNQIQSIQVRIIAATNRVLEEEIRAGRFREDLFYRLAVVPIRVPPLRERKSDIPLLAQHFLKKYSRLLGKKVQEISSYGLEVLMKYEFPGNVRELENIIERAVALESSNIILPENLNFSAPNILREERARDNSRGFQALSCEEELFDLGLENIMTRLEKNLLQHTLKKTNNSKIRAAELLQISFRSLRYKIKKYKIEPAE
- a CDS encoding two-component system sensor histidine kinase NtrB, producing MTSQSLTVKYFAAKQLQWVLLLRAVLYSFLLAINFFLQSKAETITMPYPLALLLLGAVYSSSIYYGKNLENFTIIPQRFILGQVSFDILFASILIYFTGASYSTFSSVFFFPIIAGALLLPGIRSLAPAAAATFSYTIILLLEAIGIVPAYFYHFSLFTSKTAITMLNQFSTHGLTFFLAGSLNMLLALRLQKTETALSDSEETLESLSHLYKQIFDNVSTGIITINPRGSITSANNSSLKILGKKAAQVSGKNIFTVLPEIDLTPGKQRKSFDYPMGENLLRIGYSAMFLENSTDAEKSREEKDKIITFRDITEVERLEKQLRQAEKLAAIGTMSASIAHEFRNPLTAISGSAQILEEDLINQAGETTISYELCAIILRESDRLLETISNFLIFAKPEHSEYNWFSLKKCVKEILASNRTNPLWPESCLIEVKIEQQLDLWADKNQIQTTLNHLLDNALCFCPRGKEKIRIEAHEYSIGAGKFVQINIGDNGTGVASAEMRKIFEPFYTTRADGTGLGLSIVHQYVSAHKGRVAVGKSPLGGAEFQVSLPLPEPPE